A window from Pseudomonas alloputida encodes these proteins:
- a CDS encoding glutathione S-transferase N-terminal domain-containing protein, producing the protein MGATNRLACYSDPADHYSHRVRLVLAEKGVSVQLIDVDPAHLPRKLAEVNPYGSVPTLVDRDLALYESTVVMEYLEERYPHPPLMPVYPVARGNSRLLMHRIQRDWCALADTVLDPRSSEAARTEARKALRESLTGVSPLFSEFACFMSDEQSLVDCCLLPILWRLPVLGIELPRQAKPLLDYMERQFAREPFQASLSSVEREMRKL; encoded by the coding sequence ATGGGCGCAACCAACAGGTTAGCCTGCTATTCCGATCCCGCTGATCACTATTCTCATCGGGTTCGCCTGGTTCTGGCCGAGAAGGGCGTCAGCGTGCAGTTGATCGATGTCGATCCCGCCCACCTGCCGCGGAAGCTGGCCGAGGTCAACCCTTATGGCAGCGTGCCGACCTTGGTCGACCGTGACCTGGCGTTGTATGAATCGACCGTGGTGATGGAATACCTCGAGGAGCGTTACCCGCACCCGCCGCTGATGCCGGTATACCCGGTAGCGCGTGGCAACAGCCGTCTGCTGATGCACCGCATCCAGCGCGACTGGTGTGCCTTGGCCGATACCGTGCTTGACCCGCGTAGCAGTGAAGCTGCCCGAACCGAAGCCCGCAAGGCCTTGCGCGAAAGCCTGACCGGGGTCTCGCCGTTGTTCAGCGAGTTCGCCTGCTTCATGAGTGATGAGCAAAGCCTGGTCGATTGCTGTCTATTGCCCATACTCTGGCGTTTGCCGGTGTTGGGTATCGAATTGCCGCGGCAAGCCAAGCCGCTGCTGGATTACATGGAGCGCCAGTTCGCCCGCGAGCCTTTCCAGGCGAGCCTGTCCTCCGTAGAACGTGAAATGCGCAAGCTTTAA
- a CDS encoding cytochrome b has translation MSKFMDWIDARFPATKMWEDHLSKYYAPKNFNFLYFFGSLALLVLVNQIVTGVWLTMSFTPSAEEAFASVEYIMRDVEYGWILRYLHSTGASAFFIVVYLHMFRGLLYGSYQKPRELVWLFGMLIYLALMAEAFMGYLLPWGQMSYWGAQVIISLFGAIPVIGDDLTQWIRGDYLISGITLNRFFALHVVALPIVILGLVVLHILALHEVGSNNPDGVDIKKKKDENGIPLDGIPFHPYYTVKDIVGVVVFLFVFCAVVFFFPEMGGYFLEKPNFEQANAFKTPEHIAPVWYFTPFYAILRAVPDKLMGVIAMGAAIAVLFVLPWLDRSPVRSMRYKGWISKVFLLVFCVSFVILGVLGVLAPTPGRTLLSQVCTVLYFAYFLLMPFYTRLEKTKPVPERVTG, from the coding sequence ATGAGCAAGTTCATGGACTGGATTGATGCTCGCTTCCCCGCCACCAAGATGTGGGAAGACCACCTCAGCAAGTATTACGCACCCAAGAACTTCAACTTCCTGTACTTCTTCGGCTCCCTGGCATTGCTGGTGCTGGTCAACCAGATCGTGACCGGCGTGTGGCTGACCATGAGCTTCACGCCCTCGGCGGAAGAGGCGTTCGCCTCGGTCGAGTACATCATGCGTGACGTGGAATACGGCTGGATCCTGCGCTACCTGCACTCCACGGGGGCGTCAGCGTTCTTCATCGTGGTCTACCTGCACATGTTCCGCGGCCTGCTCTATGGCTCCTACCAGAAGCCACGCGAGCTGGTCTGGCTGTTCGGCATGCTGATCTATCTGGCGCTGATGGCTGAAGCGTTCATGGGCTACCTGCTGCCATGGGGGCAGATGTCGTACTGGGGCGCCCAGGTGATCATCTCGCTGTTCGGTGCCATCCCGGTGATCGGTGATGACCTTACCCAGTGGATTCGTGGTGACTACCTGATCTCGGGCATCACCCTGAACCGCTTCTTCGCCCTGCATGTGGTTGCCCTGCCAATCGTGATTCTCGGCCTGGTGGTATTGCACATCCTCGCCTTGCACGAAGTGGGTTCGAACAACCCTGATGGCGTCGACATCAAGAAGAAAAAGGACGAAAACGGTATTCCGCTGGATGGTATTCCGTTCCACCCGTACTACACCGTTAAAGACATTGTCGGCGTGGTGGTGTTCCTGTTCGTGTTCTGCGCCGTGGTGTTCTTCTTCCCTGAAATGGGCGGTTACTTCCTGGAGAAACCTAACTTCGAGCAGGCCAACGCGTTCAAGACCCCAGAGCACATCGCGCCGGTGTGGTACTTCACACCGTTCTACGCAATCCTGCGTGCGGTGCCTGACAAACTGATGGGCGTCATTGCCATGGGAGCGGCCATCGCCGTGCTGTTCGTACTGCCTTGGCTCGACCGCAGTCCGGTGCGTTCCATGCGTTACAAGGGCTGGATCAGCAAGGTCTTCCTGCTGGTGTTCTGCGTGTCCTTCGTCATCCTCGGCGTGCTGGGCGTACTGGCACCGACACCTGGGCGTACTTTGCTGTCGCAGGTATGCACGGTGTTGTACTTCGCCTACTTCCTGCTGATGCCGTTCTATACAAGGCTCGAGAAGACCAAACCGGTTCCGGAAAGGGTGACTGGCTGA
- a CDS encoding penicillin-binding protein activator → MIACLRLLTALCLAALLAACASSPSSSLGELPRTPDASIEQLLEKAASSKSAEDAALLRLSAADLAYKQKDFPRAARILEQVPLDTLKPAQQVFASTLAAELAMSRNQPKAALTALAHPSLQRLAELPADLQARTYSVHAAALEADGQALAAAQQRILLAPLLGGQAASTNNDAIWALVASLPAEQLQQPTNDQTLAGWTSLAFAVKSAGTLEQQQAAIEAWVKQHPDHPAAQQLPLALTKLKELASQPLTKIALLLPQEGPLAGVARALRDGFMAAHFQAQQSGQPAPAVQVFDSSRIGSLDDFYRQAQAAGVQLVIGPLEKPLVKQLAAKPQLPITTLALNYADAGQKAPPQLFQFGLAAEDEAREVARRARADGMVRAVALVPSGEWGDRVLAAFRQDWEGNGGTLLAAERIAQPVALAQQIADLFQLRQSEGRAKSLQSTVGGSIAAQPSRRQDIDFIFLASTPQQAQQIKPTLNFQYAGDVPVYATSNLYSASGDINQYNDMNGIRFCETPWLLDTSNSLRQQVVQQWPQAAGSLGRLYAMGVDAYSLAPRLGQLKALPDNRVLGLSGSLSINANQRVERQLPWAEFSGGQVKRLPDTVR, encoded by the coding sequence ATGATCGCTTGCCTGCGGCTGCTCACAGCCCTCTGCCTCGCCGCCCTGCTGGCAGCCTGCGCCAGCTCGCCCTCATCCAGCCTGGGCGAACTACCACGCACCCCGGACGCCAGCATCGAGCAACTGCTCGAAAAGGCCGCTTCCAGCAAGTCTGCGGAAGACGCCGCGCTGCTGCGCCTGAGCGCCGCCGACCTGGCCTACAAGCAGAAGGACTTCCCACGCGCCGCACGCATTCTCGAGCAGGTCCCGCTGGACACGCTCAAGCCGGCCCAGCAAGTGTTCGCCAGCACCCTCGCGGCCGAGCTGGCCATGAGCCGCAACCAGCCCAAGGCAGCGCTGACCGCCCTGGCCCACCCCAGCCTGCAGCGCCTCGCCGAACTGCCGGCAGACCTGCAAGCGCGCACCTACAGTGTGCACGCCGCCGCGCTCGAAGCCGATGGCCAGGCCCTGGCTGCCGCACAGCAGCGCATCCTGCTGGCCCCGCTGCTTGGCGGCCAGGCCGCCAGCACCAACAATGACGCCATCTGGGCCTTGGTCGCCTCGCTGCCTGCAGAGCAACTGCAGCAGCCAACCAACGATCAGACCCTGGCTGGCTGGACCAGCCTGGCCTTCGCCGTGAAAAGCGCCGGCACCCTGGAGCAGCAGCAAGCGGCCATCGAAGCCTGGGTCAAACAGCACCCGGACCACCCTGCCGCCCAGCAACTGCCGCTGGCCCTGACCAAGCTCAAGGAGCTGGCCAGCCAGCCGCTGACCAAGATCGCCCTGCTGCTGCCTCAGGAAGGCCCGCTGGCCGGTGTAGCCCGCGCCCTGCGCGATGGCTTCATGGCCGCCCACTTCCAGGCCCAGCAAAGCGGCCAGCCAGCGCCTGCGGTACAGGTGTTCGACAGCTCACGCATCGGCTCGCTGGACGACTTCTATCGCCAGGCGCAAGCCGCCGGCGTGCAACTGGTCATCGGCCCGCTTGAAAAGCCATTGGTCAAACAACTGGCCGCCAAACCACAGCTGCCGATCACCACACTGGCCCTGAACTACGCCGACGCTGGCCAGAAGGCGCCGCCACAACTGTTCCAGTTCGGCCTGGCTGCCGAGGACGAAGCCCGCGAAGTGGCCCGCCGCGCCCGCGCCGATGGCATGGTCCGCGCCGTTGCCCTGGTGCCGAGCGGCGAATGGGGTGACCGTGTCCTGGCCGCCTTCCGCCAGGACTGGGAAGGCAATGGCGGAACCCTGCTCGCCGCCGAGCGCATCGCCCAGCCGGTCGCCCTGGCCCAGCAAATTGCCGACCTGTTCCAGCTGCGCCAGAGCGAAGGCCGCGCCAAGAGCCTGCAAAGCACGGTGGGCGGCAGCATCGCTGCACAACCGTCGCGCCGCCAGGACATCGACTTCATCTTCCTCGCCTCGACCCCACAACAGGCGCAACAGATCAAGCCGACCCTGAACTTCCAGTACGCCGGTGACGTGCCGGTCTATGCCACCTCGAACCTGTACAGCGCCAGCGGTGACATCAACCAGTACAATGACATGAACGGCATCCGCTTCTGCGAAACACCGTGGCTGCTCGACACCAGCAACAGCCTGCGTCAACAGGTTGTACAGCAGTGGCCGCAAGCCGCCGGCAGCCTCGGCCGCCTGTATGCCATGGGCGTCGATGCCTACAGCCTGGCGCCGCGCCTGGGCCAACTGAAAGCGCTACCGGACAACCGCGTCCTTGGCCTTTCGGGCAGCCTGAGCATCAATGCCAACCAGCGCGTCGAACGCCAGCTGCCTTGGGCCGAGTTTAGCGGCGGCCAGGTCAAGCGCCTGCCTGACACCGTGCGTTGA
- a CDS encoding phosphoheptose isomerase, with the protein MDMQSRIRRLFEASIETKQQAMDILAPHIEQASLVMVNALLNEGKMLACGNGGSAGDAQHFSSELLNRFERERPSLPAIALTTDSSTLTSIANDYSYNEVFSKQIRALGQPGDVLLAISTSGNSANVIQAIQAAHDREMIVVALTGRDGGGMASLLLPEDVEIRVPSTVTARIQEVHLLAIHCLCDLIDSQLFGSEE; encoded by the coding sequence ATGGACATGCAATCCCGAATTCGCCGGCTGTTCGAGGCCAGCATCGAAACCAAGCAACAGGCAATGGACATCCTGGCACCGCACATCGAGCAGGCCAGCCTGGTCATGGTCAATGCGTTGCTCAACGAGGGCAAGATGCTCGCCTGCGGAAACGGCGGCTCGGCCGGCGATGCCCAGCACTTTTCATCGGAGCTGCTCAACCGCTTCGAGCGCGAGCGCCCCAGCCTGCCAGCTATCGCGCTGACCACCGACAGCTCGACCCTGACCTCGATCGCCAACGACTACAGCTACAACGAAGTCTTTTCCAAGCAGATCCGCGCCCTGGGCCAGCCCGGTGACGTTCTGCTGGCGATCTCCACCAGCGGCAATTCGGCCAACGTGATCCAGGCCATCCAGGCCGCACATGACCGTGAAATGATTGTCGTAGCATTGACGGGTCGCGACGGCGGCGGCATGGCTTCGCTGCTGCTGCCCGAGGACGTGGAAATCCGCGTGCCTTCGACAGTTACCGCGCGTATCCAGGAAGTCCACCTGCTGGCGATCCACTGCCTGTGCGATCTGATCGACAGCCAACTGTTCGGGAGTGAAGAATGA
- a CDS encoding NADP(H)-dependent aldo-keto reductase — MEYRQLGRTDLNVSALCLGTMTWGEQNIQAEAYEQIARAKAAGVNFIDTAEMYPVPPRPETYAATERIIGNWFRDHGDRDAWILASKVAGPGNGISHIRDGQLKHNRQHIVAALEESLKRLQTDRIDLYQLHWPERSTNFFGKLGYQHLPQDHFTPLEETLEVLDEQVRAGKIRHIGLSNETPWGTMKFLQLAESRGWPRAVSIQNPYNLLNRSFEVGLAEVAIREQCGLLAYSPLAFGMLSGKYENGARPDNARLTLFSRFARYSNPQTVAACSRYVQLAREHGLDPAQMALAFVTRQPFVTSNIIGATSLQQLDSNLASLELNLSADLLTAIEAIHQEQPNPAP; from the coding sequence ATGGAATACCGCCAGCTCGGCCGTACCGACCTCAACGTCAGCGCCCTGTGCCTGGGCACCATGACCTGGGGCGAGCAGAACATCCAGGCCGAGGCCTACGAACAGATTGCCCGGGCCAAGGCTGCCGGGGTCAACTTCATCGACACCGCCGAGATGTACCCGGTCCCTCCCCGCCCGGAGACCTACGCGGCCACCGAGCGCATCATCGGCAACTGGTTCCGTGACCATGGCGACCGCGACGCGTGGATCCTGGCCAGCAAGGTGGCAGGCCCGGGCAACGGCATCAGCCATATCCGTGACGGGCAGCTCAAGCACAACCGTCAGCACATCGTCGCGGCGCTGGAAGAAAGCCTCAAGCGCCTGCAAACCGACCGCATCGACCTGTACCAGTTGCACTGGCCAGAGCGCAGCACCAACTTCTTCGGCAAGCTGGGCTACCAGCACCTGCCGCAGGATCACTTCACCCCACTGGAAGAAACCCTCGAAGTGCTCGACGAGCAGGTGCGTGCGGGCAAGATCCGCCACATCGGCCTGTCCAACGAAACGCCGTGGGGCACCATGAAGTTCCTGCAGCTGGCCGAGAGCCGGGGCTGGCCACGGGCGGTATCGATCCAGAACCCGTACAACCTGCTCAACCGCAGCTTCGAGGTGGGCCTGGCAGAAGTGGCCATACGCGAGCAATGTGGCCTGCTGGCCTATTCGCCGCTGGCCTTTGGCATGCTCTCGGGCAAGTACGAGAACGGCGCACGGCCAGACAATGCACGCCTGACCCTGTTCAGCCGCTTTGCCCGTTACTCCAACCCACAGACCGTGGCGGCCTGTAGCCGCTACGTGCAGTTGGCCCGCGAGCACGGCCTGGACCCGGCGCAAATGGCCCTGGCGTTCGTCACCCGACAGCCGTTCGTGACCAGCAACATCATAGGCGCCACCAGCCTGCAGCAACTGGACAGCAACCTGGCCAGCCTTGAACTGAACCTGAGCGCCGATCTGCTGACAGCGATCGAAGCCATTCATCAGGAGCAGCCCAACCCGGCGCCTTGA
- a CDS encoding cytochrome c1 — MKKLIAVFLLAVMPAFSFAAEHGLELDKVDIDLTDKAAMQDGARTFANYCMGCHSAKFQRYERVADDLGIPHELMLEKLVFTGAKIGDHMQIGMKPSDAKTWFGAAPPDLTLVARVRGTDWLYTYLRSFYEDPSRPYGVNNKVFPNVGMPNVLVGLQGNQVVGCKQVQTVVDGKKQFDPLTGSPLTHEACDQLTITPNSGTLTAEQFDEKVKNLVTFLAYSANPVKLESQRIGTYVLLYLAFFFVFAYLLKREYWKDVH; from the coding sequence ATGAAAAAGTTGATTGCAGTATTTTTGCTGGCAGTGATGCCCGCCTTTTCCTTCGCTGCCGAACATGGCCTGGAGCTGGACAAGGTCGATATCGACCTGACTGACAAGGCCGCCATGCAGGACGGCGCGCGTACCTTCGCCAACTATTGCATGGGTTGCCACAGTGCCAAGTTCCAGCGCTACGAGCGGGTGGCTGACGACCTGGGTATCCCGCATGAACTGATGCTCGAGAAGCTGGTGTTCACAGGTGCCAAGATCGGTGACCACATGCAGATCGGTATGAAGCCCAGCGACGCCAAGACCTGGTTCGGTGCTGCGCCGCCCGACCTGACACTGGTCGCCCGCGTGCGCGGTACCGATTGGCTTTACACCTACCTGCGCAGTTTCTATGAGGACCCATCCCGCCCTTATGGGGTGAACAACAAGGTATTCCCGAACGTTGGCATGCCTAACGTGCTGGTGGGTCTGCAAGGTAACCAGGTGGTGGGTTGCAAGCAGGTGCAGACGGTGGTCGATGGCAAGAAGCAATTCGACCCGTTGACCGGCAGCCCGTTGACCCATGAAGCTTGCGATCAGCTGACCATTACGCCGAATTCCGGTACCCTGACGGCCGAGCAGTTCGACGAGAAGGTCAAGAACCTTGTGACCTTCCTGGCCTATTCGGCCAACCCAGTCAAACTGGAAAGCCAGCGCATCGGCACCTATGTGTTGCTGTATCTGGCTTTCTTCTTCGTATTCGCCTACTTGCTCAAGCGTGAATACTGGAAGGACGTGCACTGA
- a CDS encoding YraN family protein, whose product MAAASPTRAGQAAETQALEYLQGQGLQLLARNWRCKGGELDLVMLDADTVVFVEVRYRLHAGFGGALDSIDGRKQKRLVLAATLFLQKEAHWGNYPCRFDVVALQGSHHAGRPLQWLKNAFEC is encoded by the coding sequence ATGGCCGCAGCATCGCCTACCCGTGCCGGGCAAGCGGCAGAAACCCAAGCCCTTGAGTACCTTCAGGGGCAAGGGCTGCAGTTGCTGGCACGCAACTGGCGATGCAAAGGCGGTGAGCTTGATCTGGTCATGCTCGACGCCGATACAGTAGTATTCGTCGAAGTCCGCTACCGGTTGCACGCGGGCTTCGGAGGCGCTCTCGACAGTATCGACGGGCGCAAGCAGAAACGGTTGGTGCTTGCCGCCACCCTGTTCCTGCAGAAGGAGGCCCACTGGGGCAACTACCCCTGCCGCTTCGACGTGGTCGCCCTGCAGGGTAGCCACCATGCAGGCAGACCGCTTCAATGGCTGAAAAACGCCTTCGAATGCTGA
- a CDS encoding ClpXP protease specificity-enhancing factor, whose translation MNSSRPYLVRALYEWIVDNDCTPHMLVNAEFPKVQVPDGFASDGQIVLNISPSAVRSLHMDNDAVSFEGRFSGVAHSLFVPVGAILGIYARENGQGMVFELEPSSMDGDELEDDDVQPDDDGPPDDGGQPPRPTGRPSLKVVK comes from the coding sequence ATGAACTCCAGTCGCCCCTATCTGGTTCGAGCACTGTACGAGTGGATCGTCGACAACGATTGCACGCCCCATATGCTGGTCAATGCCGAATTCCCGAAAGTTCAGGTGCCGGATGGTTTCGCCAGTGATGGCCAGATCGTCTTGAATATCTCGCCAAGTGCCGTGCGTAGCCTGCACATGGACAATGATGCAGTCAGCTTCGAGGGCCGCTTCAGTGGCGTGGCTCACTCGCTGTTCGTGCCGGTTGGTGCAATCCTGGGTATCTACGCCCGCGAAAATGGCCAGGGTATGGTCTTCGAGCTGGAGCCGTCTTCGATGGATGGCGACGAGCTGGAAGACGATGATGTGCAGCCGGATGACGATGGCCCGCCAGACGATGGAGGGCAGCCGCCGCGTCCGACTGGCCGGCCAAGCCTGAAAGTGGTCAAGTAA
- the rplM gene encoding 50S ribosomal protein L13: MKTFTAKPETVKREWFVVDAAGQTLGRLATEIATRLRGKHKPEYTPHVDTGDYIVVINAEQVRVTGAKSSDKMYYSHSGFPGGIKEINFEKLIAKAPERVIETAVKGMLPKNPLGRDMYRKLKVYAGAAHPHTAQQPQELKI; the protein is encoded by the coding sequence ATGAAAACTTTTACTGCTAAACCGGAAACAGTAAAGCGCGAGTGGTTCGTAGTCGACGCCGCTGGCCAGACCCTGGGTCGTCTGGCTACCGAAATCGCTACCCGTCTGCGTGGCAAACACAAACCAGAATACACCCCTCACGTTGACACCGGCGACTACATCGTCGTTATCAACGCCGAGCAGGTTCGTGTGACTGGTGCCAAGTCTTCCGACAAAATGTACTACTCCCACTCCGGTTTCCCAGGCGGTATCAAGGAAATCAACTTCGAGAAGTTGATCGCCAAGGCCCCTGAGCGTGTTATCGAAACTGCGGTCAAAGGCATGCTGCCTAAGAACCCGCTGGGTCGCGACATGTACCGCAAGCTGAAAGTGTACGCGGGTGCTGCTCACCCACACACTGCTCAGCAGCCTCAAGAACTGAAGATCTAA
- the rpsI gene encoding 30S ribosomal protein S9: MSATQNYGTGRRKTATARVFLRPGTGNISINNRSLDVFFGRETARMVVRQPLELTESVEKFDIYVTVSGGGVSGQAGAIRHGITRALMEYDETLRGALRRAGYVTRDAREVERKKVGLRKARKRPQYSKR; the protein is encoded by the coding sequence ATGTCGGCGACTCAAAATTACGGCACTGGCCGTCGCAAGACCGCAACCGCTCGCGTATTCCTGCGTCCGGGTACTGGTAACATTTCCATCAACAACCGTTCTCTGGACGTGTTCTTCGGTCGCGAAACCGCTCGCATGGTTGTTCGCCAGCCGCTCGAGCTGACTGAATCCGTTGAGAAATTCGACATCTACGTCACCGTTTCCGGTGGTGGTGTCAGCGGTCAGGCCGGTGCGATCCGTCACGGTATCACCCGCGCTCTGATGGAATACGACGAAACCCTGCGTGGCGCTCTGCGTCGTGCTGGCTACGTCACCCGCGACGCTCGTGAAGTTGAGCGTAAGAAAGTGGGTCTGCGTAAAGCGCGTAAGCGTCCTCAGTACTCCAAGCGTTAA
- the petA gene encoding ubiquinol-cytochrome c reductase iron-sulfur subunit, producing the protein MSNDGVNAGRRRFLVAATSVVGAAGAVGAAVPFVGSWFPSAKAKAAGAPVKVNIAKVEAGQQMVAEWRGQPVFIVRRTEEILGNLKKITGDLSDPESKASVQPAYVDPEVRSIKPEILILVGLCTHLGCSPTFRPEVAPADLGPKWVGGYFCPCHGSHYDLAGRVYKSQPAPLNLPVPPHSYESDEIIVIGVDQENA; encoded by the coding sequence ATGAGCAATGACGGCGTCAACGCAGGCCGGCGCCGCTTCCTCGTAGCCGCGACATCCGTGGTCGGGGCGGCGGGGGCAGTGGGGGCTGCGGTACCGTTCGTGGGGTCATGGTTTCCCAGTGCCAAGGCGAAAGCCGCGGGTGCACCGGTGAAGGTCAACATCGCCAAGGTCGAGGCAGGGCAGCAGATGGTGGCCGAGTGGCGTGGCCAGCCCGTATTCATCGTGCGGCGAACGGAGGAAATCCTTGGCAATCTGAAAAAAATCACGGGTGACCTGTCCGACCCCGAGTCCAAGGCCTCGGTACAGCCAGCGTACGTCGACCCTGAGGTTCGCTCGATCAAGCCGGAAATTCTCATTCTCGTCGGCCTGTGCACGCACCTGGGCTGCTCGCCCACCTTCCGGCCAGAAGTGGCGCCCGCCGACCTTGGGCCGAAATGGGTAGGTGGTTACTTCTGCCCGTGCCACGGCTCTCACTATGACCTGGCTGGTCGTGTCTACAAGTCCCAGCCGGCGCCTCTCAACCTGCCCGTGCCACCGCACTCTTATGAGTCGGACGAGATCATCGTCATTGGCGTCGACCAGGAGAACGCATGA
- a CDS encoding BON domain-containing protein → MTPMRLGLMALTLCLSVTGCSSVLTSTRNSPIEDDRGTRTIGSKIDDSLIETKAAVNISKANPNLDKGSHIVVSSYNGIVLLAGQTPRADLKSLAEQTASQVQRVKKVHNELQVMQPSSILARNNDAWLTTKIKTQMLTDSAVPSSRIKVITENGIVYLLGLVTRQEANSATAVVQGVSGVQKIVKLFEYID, encoded by the coding sequence ATGACCCCTATGCGCCTCGGCCTGATGGCCCTGACCCTGTGCCTGAGCGTCACCGGTTGCAGCTCGGTACTCACCTCTACCCGCAATTCGCCGATCGAGGACGATCGCGGCACGCGCACCATCGGCAGCAAGATCGACGACTCGCTGATCGAGACCAAGGCCGCCGTGAACATTTCCAAAGCCAACCCAAACCTGGACAAGGGCTCGCACATCGTTGTCAGCAGCTACAACGGTATCGTCCTGCTGGCCGGGCAGACCCCACGCGCCGACCTCAAGAGCCTCGCGGAGCAAACCGCCAGCCAGGTCCAGCGGGTCAAGAAAGTGCACAACGAGCTGCAAGTGATGCAGCCCTCCTCCATTCTGGCGCGCAACAACGACGCCTGGCTGACCACCAAGATCAAGACCCAGATGCTGACCGACAGCGCCGTGCCCAGCTCGCGCATCAAGGTGATTACCGAAAACGGCATCGTCTACCTGCTGGGCCTGGTCACCCGTCAAGAAGCCAACTCGGCCACTGCCGTGGTGCAGGGTGTTTCGGGCGTGCAGAAGATCGTCAAGCTGTTCGAGTACATCGATTGA
- the mraZ gene encoding division/cell wall cluster transcriptional repressor MraZ, producing the protein MFRGANAVSLDAKGRLAMPSRYRDELDSRCNGQLIVTIDAVDPCLCVYPLDEWEQIEAKLRALPSLREENRRLQRLLIGNAVDLELDGSGRFLVPPRLREYAKLDKKAMLVGQLNKFQLWDEDAWNAVSAADLAAIQQPGAMPDELRDLIL; encoded by the coding sequence GTGTTCCGCGGAGCCAACGCCGTCAGCCTCGATGCCAAGGGCCGTCTCGCCATGCCGAGTCGGTACCGTGACGAGCTCGACTCACGTTGCAATGGCCAACTGATCGTGACCATTGACGCCGTAGACCCCTGCTTGTGTGTTTATCCCCTCGATGAGTGGGAACAGATAGAAGCCAAGTTGCGTGCCTTGCCATCGTTGCGTGAGGAAAACCGCCGCCTCCAGCGTTTGCTGATTGGTAATGCGGTTGACCTGGAGCTCGATGGCAGTGGGCGTTTCCTGGTGCCGCCCCGCCTGCGTGAGTACGCCAAGCTCGACAAGAAGGCGATGCTGGTGGGGCAACTGAACAAATTCCAGCTGTGGGATGAAGATGCCTGGAACGCGGTTTCGGCAGCTGACCTTGCAGCTATTCAACAACCGGGCGCCATGCCCGACGAATTGCGTGACCTGATCCTGTGA
- the rsmI gene encoding 16S rRNA (cytidine(1402)-2'-O)-methyltransferase — MSARALKVLADVALIAAEDTRHSIRLLQHFGIDTPLAACHEHNERDEGGRFLSKLLAGENVALVSDAGTPLISDPGYHLVRQARAAGVSVVPVPGACALIAALSAAGLPSDRFIFEGFLPAKQAGRRARLEQVREEPRTLIFYEAPHRILECLEDMEAVFGGDRPALLARELTKTFETLKGLPLAELRAFVAGDSNQQRGECVVLVGGWSAPEGEQAISAEAQRVLDLLLAELPLKRAAALAAEITGVRKNLLYQLALEKQKAE, encoded by the coding sequence ATGAGCGCCCGGGCGCTGAAGGTGCTGGCGGACGTGGCGCTGATCGCCGCCGAAGACACCCGTCATTCGATCCGCCTGCTGCAACACTTTGGCATCGATACGCCGTTGGCCGCTTGTCATGAGCACAACGAGCGTGACGAGGGCGGGCGTTTTCTCTCCAAACTGCTGGCGGGTGAAAATGTGGCGCTGGTCTCCGATGCCGGCACGCCTCTGATTTCCGACCCGGGCTATCACCTGGTGCGTCAGGCGCGTGCTGCGGGGGTGAGCGTGGTGCCGGTGCCGGGCGCCTGTGCCTTGATCGCCGCGCTTTCGGCGGCAGGCCTGCCGTCGGATCGCTTCATCTTCGAAGGCTTCCTGCCGGCCAAGCAGGCGGGGCGCCGGGCGCGCCTGGAGCAGGTGAGGGAAGAGCCGCGCACGTTGATCTTCTACGAAGCCCCGCATCGCATCCTGGAGTGCCTTGAAGACATGGAGGCGGTATTTGGTGGCGATCGTCCGGCGTTGCTGGCGCGTGAACTGACCAAGACCTTCGAGACCCTGAAGGGCTTGCCGCTGGCCGAGTTGCGCGCCTTCGTAGCCGGCGACAGCAATCAGCAGCGTGGTGAATGCGTGGTGCTGGTCGGCGGCTGGAGTGCGCCGGAGGGCGAGCAGGCCATCAGTGCCGAAGCGCAGCGCGTGCTCGATCTGCTATTGGCTGAGTTGCCACTGAAGCGGGCGGCGGCGCTTGCAGCGGAAATTACCGGGGTGCGCAAGAACCTGTTGTATCAACTGGCCCTTGAAAAGCAGAAAGCCGAATAG